The Erigeron canadensis isolate Cc75 chromosome 1, C_canadensis_v1, whole genome shotgun sequence genome segment tcacaggtgatgctagagtcaacaacctctacggccgatgataccttggtggaacaacacactgaggttgaggcaccaggttcccttCACCCCCAATCTACTTCTGTCTTGGAAACTGCTTTTGTAGGGACCGAGACATACACTTTTGGTAATTTGACTGATGAAGAAGCAGGCAGCGAGTTCGACCCATTAAATGATGAAGCTGAAATCACATTCGCTGCTGCTGAAGAAAGTGAGGAAGATGTGGTGAGTGGGTTTTTAGATGAAGACTTGGGATATGTACTTTTTTCTTCTCCTAAACACTTTGAAGATGTCCCAGAGTCTGTTGATGACATGCCACCTCCTCCAAGGTTCTCTCCAAAGCCCACTGCTGAGTTTGAACTTGATGGTCACTTTGGAGAGTTCGAACTTGAATTAAATGATGCTGAGCTTCAAAAGAGAATAATGTTGTgcaagattttgaaaatgaagCCAGCAGTGTATGTCGAAGCTGAGGAGGTGGATGAGGAGATTATTATGGAAGTACCTCCTTTGCATCATCCGGATTTCTTCAGGGTTCCTTGTGCTCGATATCCAGTTTCTTTAAAGGCCCTCAAGGTTccctctgctgatgaagatctCCAGACTACTTTCACTGCTGTCAACGTGCCAGGTCTTGACTATGTTGAAACATGTCAGCTGCACGAACTATTAAGGAGAGTGCAAATCTGCCAGAGCCAAGGAAACAGACAGGGTTATTTATATGGCTGGCTGGTAGACAAGATTGCTGAGTTGAATGCTGATGCTCATGTTCAATTTTTGAGGTTGATAACTAAGAATGATGAATTGATCGATGAGATGGCTGAGTTAAAAGACAAAGTGTTTGGCATCATCAAGGAACATCACTTTCAGCACAAGTCTCATGAAACTCTCCTCAAAAGAAACCAACTGCTGCTGGAACAAAGTATGAAGAGGGTCAACACTTCCAACTCTCAAATTTCTGCTTCGCTTGCCAAACTCACATTTGAACTAAATGCAACGAAAGTCACTGAAGTGCCTGGACTCTAATCCTCTCTCAATCAACTCTCTCAATCTAACATTCTCTTCACCGCCCAACTTCATAAACTCGATTCCTCTATCTCTTCTCTCTCCAAAACTCAAGAAAATTTCCTCTCCACTCTCACCACAGAATTCTCATCTCTCAAAGCTCAACTCTTTTCCGGCACTCCTATCCAGGTTGCTGTGGACAAACAATTGCTTCATGAATCTGTTAGCAGAACAAAGCATCTAGAAGATGAAGTGGCCTCCCTCAAAGGCATGATGGGAGAAATGTTAGGGCTCCTCAAAAAGCAGCATGTGGAAGTAGCCAGTCCCTcagctacttccaagggggagaaaacaGCTGAGGAGGTCCCAACTGAaaatgttgagggggagcaagcaaatgatgatgaagctgagaaaggtgatgttgagggggagaaggCAAATGAAGAAGGTATTGAGAAGACAGCTGAGGAGGTGCCAGCTGGTCTTACTGAAGTTGTTCCAAAGCCTGCTGAAGTGGTGCCAGCGAGGCCAATAAATGTATCTTCGTTCAAACCAACTCCCGAGTTCCATGCTGCTCTTGAAAAGAAATTTGCTGAAAAGGGTAAAGCGGGTCATGGTTTCTCAAGGCAAGCCACCCAAACCTCGTCAGCAAGAAAAATTGATGTTTGGAGCCTTTCCGAAGTCAACAACTGCCTCCACTGATCTTTCTCCAGAAGAAGTTGTAGCTCAGCATGAAAGACTaagcaaaaagaaagaagaagagctGTCAGCTAAATTCATCAGTGAGCAGATTGTGAATGAAGAATTACAAGGCGCTGACGAGGAGACAAGGAAATTGGGTTTGGCTGCTCTCAAGAGGAATGAGGAGAAATTTTTTGCTAAGAAAGCCAAAAACTTGGAGGAGAGTCAGGCAGCTTACCTTAAGACAAGAGAGATTAGACagagagaagaagaaattctCAAGGTAACTCCTACTCTCACTCAGCAAGGTATGAATTTGTGTATACAAAGAAGAGGAATGCCCAAGTTGTTCAATCTGAAAAATGTCAAACCTTCAACACTTGGGCCAACTGAATGGATAGAGATCTTCAAGCTTATCAAAGATAAGAAGACTCCACAATTTGATCCTCTACTCAAGATGGCTGGAGAGCAAATCAAAGAAATCCGAAGCAAAGAGCGAAAATACAAAGTGAAAGATTCGCTGCTCAGCTCTGCCAGACATCCTTATCCTCCTCTTCCTCCCCAGCAACCAAGAAGTGGCACCAAGAGGACAGCTGTTGGCCAAGCAGTCTCTCAGCTCCCTTCTATTCACAGAGCTGTCCCTAAATCTAACATTGAAGAAGAGCCACTTCTTAACTTAAAAATGCCATCAAGAACTCTCTTCATTGATGGAGAAATATGATGAAAAGCTGGGAGGTTTGTGTTTTTGCAACGTTCATGGTCATGAACTGTTCTTTCGAACAAATGAAATTGGCATTGCTTCCTCGACATTTCTGGTGAAGATAAGGAAATACTGCATCAAATCCTCTAACAATCAAGAGTTTGTGAAGCTGATTGATAGAGAGCTGCTGAAGCCTGAACGACAAAATGATGCAGAATTAATTAAGGCCAAGGAAGAATGCATATGGGAATAGATTGCTTATAGATATTGTAATGTTGATATTTTGTAACATGTTTGTCATTTATAAAATCAGCATTATACCAAAGATGTCTTGTCAAATATCTATTATAGCTAATCTTCTATTCAGCTGAGTctcttcagcgaatagggggagattgttggatcagggattcgctgagggactcagcgagtggctcattcagcgagctgtCAGCGAGCTCATATATCTGCAAGCAAAttctatcttcaaagtctaaaggatatgttcaatgactcatcgtccagtatttgtaagtcaaatatgagcaggaatttgaagaattgaagaatggtcccaaggacacgtgttgaaagatcaagatgaagacatgtgaccttgtactacttcaGTGCAatgaagtttctctttcataccgctTTGGGAaagaaacaagatgaaggaaagagacctctgcagatctgaatgatccaccaatagatagttgacaaccttcatgtgtcaacatctactagtgtagtcatgtgattccttatctgcctataaaaggaatcacttgaccttgCCACAAAAttggttggtgtgttccacagttttactttattctctctaagtaatttgttaagtttttgtgtgttcaaaaaacttaacatatttttctgtttattgtttattgttgttgtcaaacaaccatccatgttttcatcgtttagtttgaaatacatataactaaacaaagttctttacatcTCATCTTTATTCTGGTTATTTCGTATTTATattacaagttagttaattaaaacacaagcagtgcattCTAGGACCATCACAATCAAttctaaaatcaaaatttatgatggtaattaatgaaataattcTACATTAGTAAACTTAGTAATTTGTTTTAGTGAAATTAGCATTGTTTGTGTTATTATGTGTTTGCTTTATTACATCAAATTGATTTATAAATTGATGAGGGTAATTATTAATGATAGTAATAGTTTAGTTATAGATGCTTTATTGTTATGGGTCTTGTTAAACGAAGCcttaagggctttcgttaaggtgcattaattagttgtatacttaccataaaattcaaggggtaagcttttaatatgaaattgtacaatctttttattcaCGTTAAGTAAAGGCCTAAAGACTTCATTTAGCATTATCCTAtagttatctatattttttttattgcaaactttatttcgcttgaaacttcgcGTCTCGATTTGActgcgagaggtctagcatacgttgtcttaactgggtccgcgctagagctctctcgaagtagtaatgcctattttaaatatccaatgggaggaaaaCCTTATATTAATCTGCCCGAAATCtcttacatgtatatatgtgaaGATAACATTACGAGGGGTTTGGAATGCAAAGGGTaaacatttatttgtttataaatttttgtcATTAAATTTGTTGTCTTCTGTCAGTTACAATGTATTTAAGAAGTACAAGAATTAAAACATGAATGATCACTATTATCATATAAGGAATCTTTGCGATTGTAATTTCGGAATTGTGTACTtatgtttgtgtttattttggGTTACATCGATTGAAGCTTGAAAATAAATCCGATGGAGCAAATGATAAACGAATAGCAGTGATTCATGATGATGTTTATCTAAAGCTGAACATAATCAATTAGAAAgatgcattattattattgttatgattCTTCATTTTCAGTTAATAAGGTTTCAGTTGGAGAGATATAAGAatggatattattatatattaatccttttttattaacatatttGAGAAGATATTCGCCCTaattcacaatatatatatatatatatctatatatttgaaGTTGCGTATTTGGAAGACTTTTTTTACTACTTCTAATGTGTAATGTCATTGTTctaatatattcatattttttcaGTGGTTCATATTCAGAAAGATGGGTTTCTAAAAGTTAATTAGCATAAAACCAGCTCTTTGTAAAAGAGTTGGCCACCAGCTGCCACTTTCTAGGAACAacctgggttcgaatcttgccagaagcagaattgaatttaagtggttgaattaccttgacactatccctGCTAGGGGTTGTGTGGGTACCAATTTGGTATATGAGATGaaacggttcctatcaatctaccgtttTTTTTAGTCTCTGGTGAAGACCTACATGACGACTTGGTAAGTAACCTATGAAAAAGAATACTTGAATAATTATCCGGTCCCAATATATGTTTATGGGTTGTTTATTTAAATTATGTACAAAAACTTGGTGAAATTACGTCTGATTTTTTATACCATTTTTATGTATTCCACTGCACGTGTAATTGTACTGGagctatattatatacaataatatattttgtatacaGATTCTTCCACCTATATTAACAATAAGTTACCAAACATCTGCCTAATGTCCCGGATAGTGGATTACAAACAACAAAGATACAATGTGAGTCTGAAAATCATTCAAGGCGACTATTCGTCATTTGATAAACAGAGTTTGAAGATATGAATGTAATAAGTAGAGTGTAGAAAAATGGTTGGTACCTATTTGTGAATTTGGTGTGTTAAATCATTATTAACCTTATAGTGTAAAGGTCCAGAACGATATATTCAGTTTAAGGAAAACTGTTATTCTATCTGCATATACAGGTATACAATTATCTCTTTAAATAGCCATATGTCAATTTGTGTTTGTTGAAATGTTTACATGCGGATGGATTTGATTTTCGAATGGTTAACAAAAGCTGtttttctataataataaaagactaAATATCGGTTGGGGTCCTTTGTTAGGCGAACCACGTTATTCGGCCTgaaacattttatttgttttctacttattattatagtataattctttttatttaaaataggATGAATAATATGGTTCTACGAAACAACTTTCATTACCTATTTAAAAAACCGGAAACAAAGTACATGCAAACAATATATTTGAACTACGACATGCGTAGCACGGGTATTTAAGCCCTCGTATCTTAAAAAAACGAAAGTAAATTTGCTTCTATACCACATATATGTTGCGTGCATTAATtttgtttgaaaggaaaaaaataaaataaaatttatatactttggGACGGATTGACTTTGATAACGCCAGGTGCGGAGCCACTCTATGTCTAGAGTGGGCCATGGCCCATCCCAAGTATGCTAGTgatattaatatgttatataCATCTTGTCGTAATTTTGTTCAGTTAACTAGTTTGGCCCATCCTGTATGGGAagttaaaaactgaaaaactcaaaaatgttTCACATGtgctttttcctttttatatgtaaatgagTTTTACCAAGTTATTCTGAAGACCCAGATGAAACTTGAATTactttttaaagaaatttatttaaaagtagACATTAAATATCTATTGTAACTCGTTtgacatttttaataaattataaaatctcGAGTGATAATTTAGAGAAATGACCACCCAATGTCTATAGAAGTATCTCGTCATTAATCAataatttatgtaattaatagtttatataattttcaatatttatatactttatttattgttaaGATGCGTTGTTTTGCTATTTGTTTGTATTACATTTTCGAAATTGCTTTAAAGCATTTCAACTTTGCATATTTTAACAGATgtctatatatgtatctatcaCTAAAATTTGAATACAAAGTATATTAtacttaaaaagtaaaagtacaAAGagatatctatactatattataaagcagatttctcctgtctaaattttaagtttcaatatttactttcccaaattgcccctcctatctattctatatttacctaaaataaatatattaccctttctctctcatcaaatacCAACCAATCCTATTTTTTATCTctctttcataaatcatttattcctccaattcattcaaaatcttttatctcaaaaactatacatcgataaattataaaagttatatgggtgttcataaaatttcgtgctctttcattagaaatgtcatttgatatactttcgacgaatttttaaatttgagggcggagcccgtacggctaagacatttggctatgattCTCTATGACCTAACACCCTACCATcataccgccgcaacgcgcgggcacttgCTCTCGTTTActacaattatgattgttttatgTTGATTTATACTATGAGCACCAGAATAAGCTATGTTCCGTGGATTTTTTTAGAccattttttgttttcacatGCTAATTATATGCTTAATAGCAGCAGTGCTTCGCCCCAAAGAGTGAGATACTTCTCCTTTATACACGGTGCCAAATCCACCACCTCCAATAACTCTGCTCTTGTCATAACTATTGGTGGCTTGTCTTATCTCATCGAGTTGGATTTTAAGATGTTCAAACTCTTTCATGAAGGACGTCATTATTATTTGTGGATTGAATATAATGAGATTTTTTGGATGAAATATACCAATCAGATCAAAGAAAGTGAATAAGAAATGGGTGAGAATGGAGAAGAAAGAAATGAGTGGCTTCATCAATAGATTAAAGATGTGTTTAGTTTGATTCGTATAACATGAGTTTGAAGAATGTCTCTATAGCCTTATTTACGAAAATATATAGTAAAGCTGGAAGGTTCCTCTGCCCTTACGAAAATGCATGTTGAGTTGTTATAggttttgtgtatatatggaggatGGTAATGCttttgaaaggttggagatgtggtggaaAGGCTGTGAGTGACCCTAtgtataagcatcaaaggcctttcaaaagtagtatcgtacgaagtatatacacatggtgttttggttatgtgtgggcattgatggtcatggatgAACAACTtatgtgcaattgagtacaatgaggtgcatGATGTGAAATTGAGTACAATGTGTGCATGTGGAATAAACGGGTACTATATGTACTTGATGATAATGAACGGGTActatatgtacttgatgacaatgaacgggtactatacgtacttgatgacaatcaACGGAtactatacgtacttgatgacaattgaaTGACATGAGAATAATTGTGGGACATTGATAAACttgtttgacattttagaacttgatggataCTTGTTGATGTCAATATttttgtgttcttgtgcattataCGTGTTCTAGCTATTGTATAGTTTGTGCAATGGATACAAGTGGGTCTTATCGTAAGTGTATTTCTAGCTCATTTTCCttgttcatattgtgaatgactttggcattagatccttgtcattcgctcctacgaactcaccaacctagtgttaaccttgtttagtacacttttcaggtaaacTTGTGAATCCAAGACGTGATGTTCCATTGAGGCTTGTGCTAGGACCtgggcttggacttacatggatccaggattcattcaccctattttatacattttatacttgattattgatgttggattcaccgGATCCCTTTTATGCAtgtagttcatgttctacgataatcccatgcatacgctatatcttttcagtGACATTTCGTGCCTAGCTCAGGGTGGTACAATTTTACTCCATGTTAGGCATAACAACAAAGATAACGACAAAGATATATATCATTTTGATCGTGTTGATAGttaattatgttattgtttgaTCATTGTTTTACAgaattgatttctttgatgttAGCTATGAGGCTAAGAGCATACATAATGCTGTTTGTTGGCAAAGTTTAACAGATAACATAAAGTGAGCATCTATACTCctttttgttggttatttttattaacattttgTTGTCTACAAACATGATTCGATAAGTTGAGGAGATGTAACAtgtttataaacatgatttttcAAGGTTCATATTCGGATTCAAAAGGAGCAGCTAGATTTTCACAAGCTAATCAGACGAATTCTGTGGTTGCTTTCAAAGTCACCTTTAGAGAATTTTTAAGTTGTGTTTTATTGTGTATTTACTAAATTGCTAACTATTTATTTAACttctagtttttatttttacttgtaACCCGAATATGTGGCTTGACACATTTTGTTCTATTgatctttgtatatatatgtttgatgataaTAATATCAATGATATTGTAGTTATTTGATGATATTGTCGTCCTCtgtttgttgtttgttgttTGATTAGCTGGTTGGATTCTTTACGAAATGAAATCGGATAAAAAGGGGGAATACATTTGGTGTACGATTTTGTagcaaaatatgaaaaaattacaattaacCTATTGCGAGGACTGCCTCACTAGAAGTCATGTATTTACTATAGCAAATTAGAGCTATAATACCATTATAAATTAATAcattaatgtatatatttttatacacttACATCAACATTTATATCAGaagaaataacaaaattattGCGAGGAGATCCGTTCTCGCTTAAGGTTTTCTTTGTAGGCGTAGTAGTCGTGTATAGATGTAAAATTCGAAGAAGGAATCTCAATATCATCGAGGGATGGTGGTCCTTTTAGATCATATGTCACCTGAGATTCAAGTGCTTTATCTAATTCTTCCACAACGATAACAGTAGATGTAAACTTCGAAAGAGGAATCTCGTTGTAGCATTGTGGTCCTTCTAGATCATATATCAGCTGAGATTGAAGTGCTTTCTCTAATTCTTCCACAACAATAGACATAGTAGGCCGGTCTTCACGAGAATTGTGCAAACATTTAAATGCAACATCTGAGAAAAACCTCAAAGATTTTGGGTTCATTTGTAGCTTCAGATCAAGAAACACAATATCATATAACTTTTCCTCTGAGTACTTTTTTCTCCACGTATCCACCAAAACCTTCTTAAGCTGACCATTGCTATATTCATAGCATAATTTCCCACAGAGAACTTCAAATAAGACGACCCCAAAAGAGTATACATCTGACTCTTTCGTTAGGGTGTACGTGCTCATAAATACTGGGTCACAATACCCTAGGGTACCCTGGGCATTGGTGACAAGAAGTGAGTACTGCTGATTAGCCGGGCCCATTTTGGATAGCCCAAAATCAGCAACTTTAGCAGTCATATTCTCATCGAGAAGAATATTAGCACTTTTAATGTCACAATGAATAACTCGTTCGTGTCTTCCCTTAGGATCGTGAAGGTAACAAAGTCCCTTCGCAGCCCCCAAGCATATCTTGATACGTTCTAGCCATGTAAGACTAGGATCACTCAAGTGCTTATCAAGACTTCCCTTTGATGCAAATTCATATACCAAGACTTTCTCTTTTTCCTCATCACAGTATCCTCGAAGAGAGACAAGATTTGGATGTGAGTGTCGACAGAGCATCATGATCTCTTTCAAGAATTCACGGTCTCCTTGTCCATATTGACGATTTAGACGCTTAATAGCAACAGTGCTTCGCCCCAAAGAGTGAGATACTTCTCCTTTATACACGGCGCCAAATCCACCACCTCCAATAACTCTGCTCTTGTCATAACTATTGGTGGCTTGTCTTATCTCATCGAGTTGGAGTTTAAGATGTTCAAACTCTTTCATGAAGGACGTCATTATTATTTGTGGTTTGAATATAATGAGATTTTTCGGATGAAATATACCAATCAGATCAAAGAAAGTGAATAAGAAATGGGTGAGAATGGAGAAGAAAGAAATGAGTGGCTTCAATAGATTAAAGATGTGTTTAGTTTGATTCGTATAACATGAGTTTGAAGAATGTCTCTATACCTTAATTACGAAAATATATAGTAAAGCTGGAAGGTTCCTCTGACCTTACTAAATATGAAACCAACTACTTCGCTTGTTGTACTAATCCAAGCTCATAGTTGTTGTTTGTATATTGCAGCATGTAAATCAGCCAATTCGTTTAATATGCTCAAAGTCAATCATCCGTGTGTACATGATGTAAGAAATTGTTTAACTAGGTCTATTTTATATCATAAACAATTTGGGGGTGGTTATCAAGTCACTTTTGTTGAAATCAACTGTTGGCAATTCTGACCACTATTCCAAGAAATTTCATGTCCCGAAGTTGAAAAAATGTCTAATATAGGTGTTAACAATTCTCGGGTGGTAGTATTCTATGTGTCTGTATACTTGACCTTAATACGAGCATTCAGACTATATATACAAGTCCTTTTTTACCATTCCATTATCAAGGTACGTACATAAGGCCATCA includes the following:
- the LOC122599118 gene encoding receptor-like protein kinase HERK 1, which produces MTSFMKEFEHLKLQLDEIRQATNSYDKSRVIGGGGFGAVYKGEVSHSLGRSTVAIKRLNRQYGQGDREFLKEIMMLCRHSHPNLVSLRGYCDEEKEKVLVYEFASKGSLDKHLSDPSLTWLERIKICLGAAKGLCYLHDPKGRHERVIHCDIKSANILLDENMTAKVADFGLSKMGPANQQYSLLVTNAQGTLGYCDPVFMSTYTLTKESDVYSFGVVLFEVLCGKLCYEYSNGQLKKVLVDTWRKKYSEEKLYDIVFLDLKLQMNPKSLRFFSDVAFKCLHNSREDRPTMSIVVEELEKALQSQLIYDLEGPQCYNEIPLSKFTSTVIVVEELDKALESQVTYDLKGPPSLDDIEIPSSNFTSIHDYYAYKENLKRERISSQ